The Serratia rhizosphaerae genome has a segment encoding these proteins:
- the nagK gene encoding N-acetylglucosamine kinase yields the protein MFYGFDMGGSKIELGVFDADLQRVWQKRVATPRDDYRQLLATLRDMTLEADAVCGAPGQVGIGIPGLPNDDDGTLFTANVPAAMGQALPRDLAALIGREVRVENDANCFALSEAWDKEFRRYPVVFGLILGTGVGGGLIVDGKVVSGRNHIAGEFGHLRLPVDALEVLGRDIPRVACGCGHRGCIENYISGRGFEWLYAHFYQQRLSAPQIIAHYQAGDPQAQAHVERFLDLLAICLGNLLTVIDPHLVVIGGGLSNFAAIYQALPSRLPRSLLRVAKMPRIEPARYGDAGGVRGAAFLNLADH from the coding sequence ATGTTCTACGGTTTTGATATGGGCGGCAGCAAAATTGAGCTGGGGGTGTTCGACGCCGACCTGCAACGCGTCTGGCAAAAGCGCGTGGCGACCCCGCGGGACGACTATCGCCAACTGCTGGCGACGCTGCGTGATATGACGCTGGAGGCGGACGCCGTCTGCGGCGCGCCCGGGCAGGTGGGCATCGGCATTCCCGGTTTGCCAAACGATGATGACGGCACGCTGTTTACCGCCAACGTGCCGGCGGCGATGGGGCAGGCGCTGCCGCGCGATTTGGCGGCGCTGATTGGCCGGGAAGTGCGGGTGGAAAACGACGCCAACTGCTTCGCGCTGTCGGAGGCCTGGGATAAGGAGTTCCGTCGCTATCCGGTGGTGTTCGGGCTGATCCTCGGCACCGGCGTGGGCGGCGGCCTGATCGTCGACGGCAAGGTGGTGTCCGGCCGTAATCATATCGCCGGCGAATTCGGGCATCTGCGTCTGCCGGTCGATGCGCTGGAAGTGCTGGGGCGTGATATACCTCGCGTTGCCTGCGGCTGCGGTCATCGTGGTTGCATTGAAAATTACATATCAGGCCGTGGATTTGAGTGGCTGTACGCGCACTTTTATCAGCAGCGCTTGTCTGCGCCGCAAATTATTGCGCATTATCAGGCCGGTGATCCGCAGGCGCAGGCTCACGTTGAGCGTTTTCTCGATCTGCTGGCGATTTGTCTGGGCAATTTACTGACCGTCATCGATCCGCATCTGGTGGTGATTGGCGGGGGATTATCGAATTTTGCAGCGATCTACCAGGCGCTGCCGTCTCGTCTGCCGCGCAGCCTGCTGCGCGTGGCGAAGATGCCGCGGATCGAACCGGCGCGCTATGGCGACGCCGGCGGCGTGCGCGGGGCGGCGTTTCTCAACCTGGCGGATCATTGA
- the lolE gene encoding lipoprotein-releasing ABC transporter permease subunit LolE, translating into MRALPLSLLTALRFSRGRRRGGMVSLISVISTIGIALGVAVLIVGLSAMNGFERELQNRVLSVVPHGEIEPVNQPFNGWPAMMQRVEKVPGILAAAPYINFTGLMENGAQLRAVQLKGVDPAQEAKLSALPKYVQGDAWANFKGGEQQVILGKGVADALGVKQGSSVTVMIPNSDPQMKLLQPKRIRLHVSGILQLSGQLDHSLAMVPLADAQRYLDMGDSVTGIAIKVNDVFAANKLVRDAGEVTNAYVYIKSWIGKYGYMYRDIQMIRAIMYLAMVLVIGVACFNIVSTLVMAVKDKSGDIAVLRTLGAKDGFIRAIFVWYGLLAGLVGSLSGVVVGIFASLQLTNIIKLIEKMVGHSFLSGDIYFIDFLPSELHWLDVVIVLATAIVLSLLASWYPARRASRIDPARVLSGQ; encoded by the coding sequence ATGCGCGCATTGCCTCTCTCACTGCTGACGGCGCTGCGTTTTAGCCGCGGTCGGCGGCGCGGCGGCATGGTGTCGCTGATTTCGGTGATCTCCACCATCGGTATTGCGTTGGGCGTGGCGGTGCTGATCGTCGGCCTGAGCGCGATGAATGGCTTTGAGCGCGAGTTGCAGAACCGCGTGCTGTCGGTGGTGCCGCACGGGGAAATCGAACCGGTGAATCAGCCGTTTAACGGCTGGCCGGCGATGATGCAGCGGGTGGAAAAGGTGCCGGGCATTCTGGCTGCCGCGCCGTATATTAATTTCACCGGCCTGATGGAAAACGGCGCCCAGCTGCGCGCGGTGCAGTTGAAAGGGGTCGACCCGGCGCAGGAAGCGAAGCTCAGCGCGCTGCCGAAGTATGTGCAGGGCGACGCTTGGGCCAACTTCAAGGGCGGCGAACAGCAGGTGATTCTGGGTAAAGGCGTCGCCGACGCGCTGGGCGTCAAGCAGGGCTCCTCTGTTACGGTGATGATCCCCAACAGCGATCCGCAGATGAAATTGCTGCAGCCGAAGCGTATTCGCCTGCATGTCAGCGGTATTTTGCAGCTCAGCGGCCAACTGGATCACAGCCTGGCGATGGTGCCGCTGGCCGATGCGCAGCGCTATCTGGACATGGGTGACAGTGTCACCGGCATCGCCATCAAGGTTAACGACGTGTTCGCCGCTAATAAGCTGGTGCGCGACGCCGGCGAGGTGACCAACGCCTACGTTTATATCAAGAGCTGGATCGGCAAGTACGGCTATATGTACCGCGATATTCAGATGATCCGCGCCATCATGTATCTGGCTATGGTGCTGGTGATCGGCGTGGCCTGCTTCAACATCGTTTCCACGCTGGTGATGGCGGTGAAGGACAAGAGCGGCGATATCGCCGTGTTGCGTACGCTGGGCGCCAAAGACGGCTTTATCCGGGCGATATTCGTCTGGTATGGCCTGCTGGCGGGGCTGGTGGGCAGCCTGAGCGGCGTGGTGGTCGGCATCTTTGCCTCGCTGCAGCTGACGAATATCATCAAGCTGATTGAAAAGATGGTCGGTCATTCATTCTTGTCCGGCGATATCTATTTTATCGACTTCTTACCGTCGGAGCTGCACTGGCTGGATGTCGTCATCGTGCTGGCGACCGCTATCGTGCTCAGCCTGCTGGCCAGCTGGTATCCGGCGCGACGCGCCAGCCGTATCGATCCGGCGCGGGTGCTAAGCGGTCAGTGA
- the lolD gene encoding lipoprotein-releasing ABC transporter ATP-binding protein LolD — MSNHPLLQCDNLCKTYQEGNLHTDVLRNVSFAMQPGEMMAIVGSSGSGKSTLLHLLGGLDSPTSGSVVFKGQAMNSLSSAAKAELRNRELGFIYQFHHLLPDFSALENAAMPLLIGGVKPAQAQEKAMEMLAAVGLDKRSKHRPSELSGGERQRVAIARALVNNPSLVLADEPTGNLDHRTADSIFDLLGELNVRQGTAFLVVTHDLQLAKRLNRQLEMRDGHLQAQLTLLGAE, encoded by the coding sequence ATGAGTAACCATCCTTTGTTGCAGTGTGACAACCTGTGCAAGACCTATCAGGAAGGCAATCTGCATACCGACGTGCTGCGAAATGTCAGTTTTGCCATGCAGCCCGGCGAGATGATGGCGATTGTCGGCAGCTCTGGCTCGGGGAAAAGTACGCTGTTGCACCTGCTGGGCGGGCTGGATTCACCGACCTCCGGCAGCGTGGTGTTCAAGGGGCAGGCGATGAATTCACTGTCATCCGCCGCCAAGGCCGAACTGCGTAACCGCGAGCTGGGCTTTATCTATCAGTTTCACCACCTGCTGCCGGACTTTTCCGCGCTGGAAAACGCGGCGATGCCGCTGCTGATCGGCGGCGTTAAGCCGGCGCAGGCGCAGGAGAAAGCGATGGAAATGCTGGCGGCGGTCGGGCTGGATAAACGCAGCAAACACCGTCCGTCAGAACTGTCCGGCGGTGAACGCCAGCGGGTGGCGATCGCCCGTGCGCTGGTGAATAATCCGTCGCTGGTGCTGGCGGATGAGCCGACCGGCAACCTGGATCACCGCACCGCCGACAGCATTTTTGACCTGCTGGGGGAGCTGAACGTGCGTCAGGGCACCGCGTTTCTGGTGGTGACCCACGATCTGCAGCTGGCTAAACGCCTTAACCGCCAGCTGGAAATGCGCGACGGTCATTTGCAGGCGCAGCTGACGCTGCTGGGGGCCGAGTAA
- the lolC gene encoding lipoprotein-releasing ABC transporter permease subunit LolC translates to MYQPVALFIGLRYMRGRASDRFGRFVSWLSTIGITLGVMALVTVLSVMNGFERDLENNILGLMPQALVTTPSGSVNPQHLPASAVQGLRGVTRVAPLTTGDVVLQSPRNVAVGVMLGVNPDEADPLTPFLVNVKQQALQPGGYNVILGEVLAGKLGVKRGDRLRLMVPSASQFTPMGRIPSQRVFTVAGTFHANSDVDEYQLLVNQQDASRVMRYPAGNITGWRLFLQQPLAVDSLSQQALPQGASWKDWRDRKGELFQAVRMEKNMMGLLLSLIVAVAAFNIITSLGLLVMEKQGEVAILQTQGLTRRQIMAVFMTQGASAGIIGSLLGTLLGVVLALNLNTIMPALGALIDGASLPVAVEPLQVTIIAVAAMAVSLLSTLYPSWRAAAVQPAEALRYE, encoded by the coding sequence ATGTATCAACCTGTCGCGTTATTCATTGGCCTGCGCTACATGCGCGGGCGGGCTTCAGACCGCTTTGGCCGGTTTGTCTCCTGGCTTTCCACGATCGGCATTACGCTGGGGGTGATGGCGCTGGTCACCGTGTTATCGGTGATGAACGGCTTTGAAAGAGACCTGGAAAACAACATTCTGGGCCTGATGCCGCAAGCGCTGGTCACCACCCCGAGCGGGTCGGTCAATCCTCAACATCTGCCGGCCTCTGCGGTGCAGGGGCTGCGCGGCGTGACTCGCGTGGCGCCGCTGACCACCGGCGACGTGGTGCTGCAAAGCCCGCGCAACGTGGCGGTCGGGGTGATGCTTGGCGTCAACCCGGATGAAGCCGATCCGCTGACGCCGTTTCTGGTTAACGTCAAACAGCAGGCGCTGCAGCCTGGCGGGTACAACGTCATTCTGGGCGAAGTGCTGGCCGGCAAACTGGGCGTTAAACGCGGCGACAGGCTGCGTCTGATGGTGCCGAGCGCCAGCCAGTTTACCCCGATGGGGCGCATTCCCAGCCAGCGCGTGTTTACCGTGGCCGGCACCTTCCATGCCAACAGCGATGTGGACGAATACCAACTGCTGGTCAATCAGCAGGACGCTTCGCGCGTGATGCGCTACCCGGCGGGCAATATCACCGGCTGGCGCCTGTTCCTGCAGCAGCCGCTGGCGGTCGACAGCCTGAGCCAGCAGGCGCTGCCGCAGGGCGCGAGCTGGAAAGACTGGCGCGATCGCAAAGGCGAGTTGTTCCAGGCGGTGCGCATGGAAAAGAACATGATGGGGCTGCTGCTGAGCCTGATCGTGGCGGTTGCCGCCTTTAATATCATTACCTCCCTTGGCCTGCTGGTGATGGAAAAGCAGGGCGAAGTGGCCATCTTGCAAACCCAGGGGCTGACGCGCCGCCAGATTATGGCGGTGTTTATGACCCAGGGCGCCAGCGCCGGGATTATCGGCTCGCTGCTCGGTACGCTGCTGGGCGTGGTGCTGGCGCTGAACCTGAATACCATTATGCCGGCGCTTGGCGCGCTGATTGACGGTGCGTCGCTGCCGGTGGCGGTTGAACCGCTGCAGGTGACGATCATCGCCGTCGCGGCGATGGCGGTGTCACTGCTGTCCACGCTGTACCCTTCATGGCGCGCCGCCGCCGTTCAACCCGCTGAGGCTTTACGTTATGAGTAA
- the mfd gene encoding transcription-repair coupling factor, with translation MSISDNRSRSAALTSRYDLPNRAGDLRQLGQLTGSACAVECAEIAERHDGPIMLIAPDMQNALRLRDEIQQFTDQMVTTLSDWETLPYDSFSPHQEIISARLSSLYHLPTMARGIIILPVNTLMQRVCPHEFLHGHALVMNKGQQLSRDKLRAQLEQAGYRSVDQVMEHGEFATRGALLDLYPMGSDEPYRIDFFDDEIDSLRIFDVDTQRTLSEVESINLLPAHEFPTDKNAIELFRSQWREQFEVRRDAEHIYQQVSKSSWPAGIEYWQPLFFSQPLPSLFSYLPANTLLVNTGNLENAAERFWLDVNQRYESRRVDPMRPLLAPDTLWLRVDALFAELKAWPRVALKTEALPVKAGNTNLDYQSLPDLAVQAQQKAPLDNLRRFIEGFDGSVIFSVESEGRRETLQDLLGRIKLGTSLIQRLDQADDNGRYMMVGAAERGFLDAMRQRALICESDLLGERVSRRRQDNRRTINTDTLIRNLAELHPGQPVVHLEHGVGRYVGLTTLEAGGIKAEYLILSYAGEDKLYVPVSSLHLISRYAGGADENAPLHKLGGDAWSRARQKAAEKVRDVAAELLDIYAQRAAKAGFAFKHDREQYQLFCQTFPFETTPDQEQAINAVLSDMCQPLAMDRLVCGDVGFGKTEVAMRAAFLAVENGKQVAVLVPTTLLAQQHFDNFRDRFATWPIRIEMMSRFRSAKEQQQVLDDAADGKVDIVIGTHKLLQSDLRWKDLGLLIVDEEHRFGVRHKERIKAMRADVDILTLTATPIPRTLNMAMSGMRDLSIIATPPARRLAVKTFVREYDSLVVREAILRETLRGGQVYYLYNDVENIEKAAERLAELVPEARIAIGHGQMRERDLERVMNDFHHQRFNVLVCTTIIETGIDIPSANTIIIERADRFGLAQLHQLRGRVGRSHHQAYAYLLTPNPKAMSSDAHKRLEAIATLEDLGAGFALATHDLEIRGAGELLGEDQSGQMTTIGFSLYMELLESAVDALKQGREPSLEDLTSSQTEVELRMPALLPDDFIPDVNTRLSLYKRIASAKHDGELEELKVELIDRFGKLPDATRNLLHSAALRQHAQTLGIKRIEVNERGGFVEFGEKNRVDPGYLIGLLQSQPQIYRLDGPTKLKFMLDLTDRAKRLKFIEDLLNACREHTLA, from the coding sequence ATGAGCATTTCCGATAACCGTAGTCGTTCCGCAGCACTTACCTCCCGCTATGACCTGCCGAACCGCGCAGGGGATTTACGCCAGCTGGGTCAGCTGACCGGTTCGGCCTGCGCCGTTGAGTGCGCCGAAATCGCCGAACGCCACGACGGACCTATCATGCTGATCGCGCCGGATATGCAAAACGCCCTGCGTCTGCGCGATGAGATCCAGCAGTTTACCGATCAGATGGTCACCACGCTGTCGGACTGGGAAACGCTGCCTTACGACAGCTTCTCGCCGCATCAGGAGATTATCTCCGCCCGCCTCTCCAGCCTGTACCATCTGCCGACCATGGCGCGCGGCATTATTATTCTGCCGGTCAACACGCTGATGCAGCGCGTCTGCCCGCATGAGTTCCTGCACGGCCATGCGCTGGTGATGAATAAGGGTCAGCAGCTGTCGCGGGATAAACTGCGCGCCCAGCTGGAGCAGGCCGGCTACCGCAGCGTCGATCAGGTGATGGAGCACGGCGAGTTTGCTACCCGCGGCGCCCTGCTCGACCTCTACCCGATGGGCAGCGACGAACCGTACCGCATCGATTTCTTTGATGACGAAATCGACAGTCTGCGCATTTTCGACGTCGACACTCAGCGCACGCTGAGCGAGGTCGAGTCGATCAACCTGCTGCCGGCGCACGAATTCCCGACCGATAAAAACGCTATTGAACTGTTCCGCAGCCAGTGGCGTGAACAGTTTGAAGTACGCCGCGACGCCGAACATATTTACCAGCAGGTCAGCAAAAGCAGCTGGCCCGCCGGTATCGAATACTGGCAGCCGCTGTTCTTCAGCCAGCCGCTGCCGTCGCTGTTCAGCTATCTGCCGGCGAATACCCTGCTGGTTAATACCGGCAACCTGGAGAACGCTGCCGAGCGCTTCTGGCTGGATGTCAATCAGCGCTATGAGAGCCGCCGCGTCGACCCGATGCGCCCGCTGCTGGCGCCGGACACCCTGTGGCTGCGCGTCGACGCCCTGTTCGCCGAGCTGAAGGCCTGGCCGCGCGTGGCGCTGAAAACCGAGGCACTGCCGGTCAAAGCGGGCAACACCAATCTCGACTACCAAAGCCTGCCCGACCTGGCGGTACAGGCGCAGCAAAAAGCGCCGCTGGATAACCTGCGCCGCTTTATCGAAGGTTTTGACGGCAGCGTGATCTTCTCGGTGGAGAGCGAGGGCCGGCGTGAGACGCTGCAGGATCTGCTCGGCCGCATCAAGCTGGGCACCAGCCTGATTCAGCGGCTGGATCAGGCCGACGACAACGGCCGTTATATGATGGTCGGCGCCGCCGAACGCGGCTTCCTCGATGCGATGCGCCAGCGGGCGCTGATTTGCGAAAGCGACCTGCTGGGCGAACGCGTTAGCCGGCGTCGGCAGGATAATCGCCGCACCATCAATACCGATACCCTGATCCGCAACCTGGCGGAGCTGCATCCCGGCCAGCCGGTGGTGCATCTTGAGCACGGCGTCGGCCGCTATGTCGGCCTGACCACGCTGGAAGCCGGCGGCATCAAGGCAGAATACCTGATTTTGTCCTACGCCGGTGAGGACAAGCTGTACGTGCCGGTTTCCTCGCTGCATCTGATTAGCCGCTATGCCGGCGGCGCCGATGAAAATGCCCCGCTGCATAAACTCGGCGGTGACGCCTGGTCGCGGGCGCGGCAGAAAGCGGCAGAGAAAGTGCGCGACGTCGCCGCCGAACTGCTGGATATCTACGCACAGCGCGCGGCCAAAGCCGGTTTCGCCTTTAAACACGACCGCGAACAGTATCAGCTGTTCTGCCAGACGTTCCCGTTTGAAACCACGCCCGATCAGGAACAGGCGATCAATGCGGTGCTGAGCGATATGTGCCAGCCACTGGCGATGGACCGTCTGGTGTGCGGCGACGTGGGCTTCGGCAAAACCGAAGTGGCGATGCGCGCCGCTTTCCTGGCGGTGGAGAACGGCAAGCAGGTGGCGGTGCTGGTGCCCACCACCCTACTGGCGCAACAGCACTTCGACAACTTCCGCGACCGTTTCGCCACCTGGCCAATCCGTATTGAGATGATGTCGCGCTTCCGCAGTGCTAAAGAGCAACAGCAGGTGCTGGACGACGCGGCGGACGGCAAGGTCGATATCGTTATCGGCACCCACAAGCTGCTGCAGAGCGATCTGCGCTGGAAAGATTTGGGGCTGCTGATCGTCGACGAAGAACACCGCTTCGGCGTGCGCCACAAAGAGCGCATCAAGGCGATGCGCGCCGACGTAGATATTCTGACGCTGACCGCGACGCCGATCCCGCGTACGCTGAATATGGCAATGAGCGGCATGCGCGATCTGTCGATTATCGCCACTCCGCCGGCGCGCCGTCTGGCGGTAAAAACCTTTGTGCGCGAATACGACAGCCTGGTGGTGCGCGAAGCGATTCTGCGTGAGACGCTGCGCGGCGGCCAGGTCTACTACCTGTACAACGACGTGGAAAACATCGAGAAAGCAGCCGAACGGCTGGCGGAGCTGGTGCCGGAAGCGCGCATCGCCATTGGCCACGGCCAGATGCGCGAGCGCGATCTGGAGCGGGTGATGAATGACTTCCACCACCAGCGCTTTAACGTTCTGGTCTGCACCACCATTATTGAGACCGGCATCGATATTCCCAGCGCCAACACCATCATCATCGAACGGGCCGACCGCTTCGGTCTGGCACAGCTGCACCAGCTGCGCGGCCGCGTCGGTCGTTCGCACCATCAGGCTTACGCCTACCTGCTGACGCCGAATCCGAAAGCGATGAGCAGCGACGCCCATAAACGCCTGGAAGCCATCGCCACGCTGGAAGATCTGGGCGCCGGCTTCGCGCTGGCGACGCACGATCTGGAAATCCGCGGCGCCGGCGAACTGCTGGGAGAAGACCAGAGCGGGCAGATGACCACCATCGGCTTCTCGCTGTATATGGAGCTGCTGGAAAGCGCGGTGGATGCGCTGAAACAGGGACGGGAGCCGTCGCTGGAAGACCTGACCAGCAGCCAGACCGAGGTGGAACTGCGTATGCCGGCGCTGCTGCCGGACGATTTCATTCCGGACGTCAACACCCGTCTGTCGCTGTACAAACGCATCGCCAGCGCCAAGCATGACGGCGAGTTGGAAGAACTGAAGGTGGAACTGATCGACCGCTTCGGCAAACTGCCGGATGCCACGCGCAACCTGCTGCACAGCGCCGCGCTGCGTCAGCATGCGCAGACGCTGGGCATCAAGCGAATTGAGGTTAACGAACGCGGCGGCTTTGTCGAGTTCGGCGAAAAGAACCGCGTCGATCCCGGTTACCTGATCGGCCTGCTGCAGAGCCAGCCGCAGATCTACCGGCTGGACGGCCCCACCAAGCTGAAGTTTATGCTCGATCTGACCGACCGGGCCAAACGGCTGAAGTTTATCGAGGATCTGCTGAACGCCTGCCGCGAACATACGCTGGCGTAA
- a CDS encoding glycine zipper 2TM domain-containing protein, with the protein MNKSMLAGVGIGIAAALGIAAVASLDVFSSGPQYAQVLNAKPINETIKTPRRECRNVTVTHRAPVQDENRIAGSVLGAVAGGVIGHQFGGGRGRDVATVVGALGGGYAGNQIQGSMQNNDTTTRVQQRCKTVYDKSQKLLGYDVTYKIGDQQGKIRMDHDPGTQIPLDKSGQLILNRTDTTQA; encoded by the coding sequence GTGAACAAGTCAATGTTAGCCGGTGTAGGTATCGGTATCGCAGCTGCTCTGGGTATTGCTGCCGTTGCCAGTCTGGATGTATTTTCTTCCGGCCCACAATACGCGCAGGTTCTCAACGCCAAGCCGATTAATGAAACCATCAAAACGCCGCGGCGTGAATGCCGCAACGTGACGGTCACCCACCGTGCGCCGGTACAGGATGAGAACCGCATTGCCGGTTCCGTGCTGGGCGCCGTAGCCGGCGGGGTTATCGGCCACCAGTTCGGCGGCGGTCGCGGCCGCGATGTGGCGACGGTGGTCGGCGCGCTGGGGGGCGGCTATGCCGGCAACCAGATCCAGGGGTCGATGCAGAACAACGACACCACCACCCGCGTGCAGCAGCGCTGCAAAACGGTGTACGACAAATCGCAGAAGCTGCTGGGCTATGATGTGACCTACAAGATCGGCGATCAGCAGGGCAAAATCCGCATGGATCACGATCCGGGCACTCAGATCCCGCTGGATAAGAGCGGTCAGCTGATCCTGAACCGCACCGATACCACGCAGGCCTGA
- a CDS encoding NAD(P)/FAD-dependent oxidoreductase translates to MTMPIKKIVIVGGGAGGLELATSLGHKLGRKNKAEVTLIDRNHSHLWKPLLHEVATGSLDDGVDALSYLAHARNHHFSFQLGSLTNIDRDNKTVQLAQICDEQGDELVPERELSYDILVMALGSTSNDFGTPGVKDNCIFLDNPHQARRFHNEMLNLFLKFSAQPGRQESVNIAIVGGGATGVELSAELHNAVKQLHSYGFEGLDNSALNVTLVEAGERILPALPPRISAAAHQELNKLGVRVLTNTMVTSAEHNGLNTKDGEFIQADLMVWAAGIKAPDFMKEIGGLETNRINQLVVEPTLQTTRDPNIFAIGDCASCPKEGGGFVPPRAQSAHQMASRCGSNILALINGQTLKPYVYKDHGSLVSLSRFSTVGSLMGNLMRGSMMVEGRIARFVYISLYRMHQVALHGYIKTGLMMLVGGINRVIRPRLKMH, encoded by the coding sequence TTGACAATGCCAATCAAGAAAATCGTCATTGTGGGCGGCGGTGCCGGAGGCCTGGAGCTGGCGACCAGCCTGGGGCATAAGCTCGGCCGTAAAAACAAGGCCGAGGTTACTCTGATCGACCGTAACCACAGCCACCTGTGGAAACCGTTGCTGCACGAAGTGGCGACCGGTTCTCTGGATGACGGCGTCGATGCGCTGAGCTACCTGGCCCACGCCCGTAATCACCACTTCAGCTTCCAACTTGGCTCGCTGACCAATATTGACCGGGACAACAAAACCGTCCAGCTGGCGCAAATTTGTGATGAGCAGGGCGACGAACTGGTGCCTGAACGTGAGCTGTCTTACGACATCCTGGTGATGGCCCTGGGCAGTACCTCGAATGATTTCGGCACGCCGGGCGTGAAGGATAACTGCATCTTCCTGGACAACCCGCACCAGGCGCGGCGCTTCCATAACGAAATGCTCAACCTGTTCCTGAAGTTCTCGGCGCAGCCGGGGCGGCAGGAGAGCGTCAATATCGCCATCGTCGGCGGCGGCGCCACCGGGGTTGAACTGTCGGCGGAGCTGCACAACGCGGTGAAACAGCTGCACAGCTACGGCTTTGAGGGGCTGGATAACAGCGCGCTGAACGTGACGCTGGTGGAAGCCGGCGAGCGCATTCTGCCGGCGCTGCCGCCGCGTATTTCCGCCGCCGCGCATCAGGAGCTGAACAAGCTGGGCGTGCGGGTACTGACCAATACCATGGTGACCAGCGCGGAGCACAACGGCCTCAATACCAAAGACGGTGAATTTATTCAGGCCGATCTGATGGTATGGGCGGCGGGCATTAAAGCGCCGGACTTTATGAAAGAGATCGGCGGGCTGGAAACCAACCGTATTAATCAGCTGGTGGTTGAGCCGACGCTGCAGACCACGCGCGATCCGAACATCTTTGCTATCGGCGACTGCGCCTCCTGCCCGAAAGAAGGCGGTGGTTTCGTGCCGCCGCGCGCCCAGTCGGCGCACCAGATGGCGTCACGCTGCGGCAGCAATATTCTGGCGCTGATTAACGGGCAGACGCTGAAGCCTTATGTCTATAAAGACCACGGATCGCTGGTTTCACTCTCTCGCTTCAGCACCGTCGGCAGCCTGATGGGCAACCTGATGCGCGGTTCGATGATGGTGGAAGGACGTATTGCGCGCTTTGTTTATATCTCACTGTATCGTATGCATCAGGTGGCGTTGCACGGTTATATCAAAACCGGCCTGATGATGCTGGTGGGCGGCATCAACCGCGTGATTCGTCCGCGTTTGAAAATGCACTGA
- the ycfP gene encoding alpha/beta hydrolase YcfP: MIIYLHGFDSTSPGNHEKVLQLQFIDPDVRFISYSTLHPRHDMQHLLKEVDKAVQQEGDRQALICGVGLGGFWAERIGFLCGIRQVAFNPNLFPQEHMHGKIDRPEEYLDIATKCVADFREKNRDRCLVVLSRHDEVLDSQRSADLLHKYYEIVWDEQQTHKFKNISPHLQRIKAFKTLA; the protein is encoded by the coding sequence ATGATTATCTATTTGCATGGTTTTGATTCCACCAGTCCCGGCAATCATGAGAAGGTGCTGCAGCTGCAGTTTATCGATCCGGACGTACGCTTTATCAGTTACAGCACCCTGCACCCGCGCCATGATATGCAGCATCTGCTGAAAGAGGTCGACAAGGCGGTGCAGCAGGAAGGAGACCGGCAGGCGCTGATCTGCGGCGTCGGGCTGGGCGGATTCTGGGCGGAACGCATCGGCTTTCTGTGCGGCATCCGTCAGGTGGCGTTCAACCCGAACCTGTTTCCGCAAGAGCATATGCACGGCAAAATCGACCGACCGGAAGAATACCTGGATATCGCCACCAAATGCGTGGCGGACTTTCGTGAAAAGAACCGCGATCGCTGTCTGGTGGTGCTATCGCGCCATGACGAGGTGCTGGATAGCCAGCGCAGCGCCGATCTGCTGCACAAATACTACGAAATCGTCTGGGACGAGCAGCAGACGCACAAGTTCAAGAACATCTCCCCGCACCTGCAACGCATCAAAGCCTTCAAGACCCTCGCGTAA